From Chryseobacterium muglaense, the proteins below share one genomic window:
- a CDS encoding PDDEXK family nuclease: protein MDNERNENGRFKKGRKHPLKPAHEIQQISDAMHGKTYRYLGRKSSDNKYGLFECLLHKTTFEQIISIHLNGQTPKNCTECYHKKLSDIQKRVQREWIGNRKKHPRYRSNQAITQASNEKFFGRYKFLGRCEDFRYGKFECQHKNILTQVIYQHTKGVHPIGCKKCINEVRNFPKRSDEEIRMLGYQNFEGKVYFLGRSKLKTKKHYGNIICREHGVSFEQSITNYIKGVRGCVLCRRESSKFQKAVFNYLKTQFSEDDIETEKKFEDCKNFYQLRFDFYIKSKNLLIECDGIQHFTSQDYWGGEEGYKVRVFNDEIKNIYTKKNKIHFIRIGFYEQSKIEEIMQNVFVQFHTGQPIYRIHNNKLPE, encoded by the coding sequence ATGGATAATGAAAGAAATGAGAATGGTAGATTTAAAAAAGGTAGGAAGCATCCTTTAAAACCTGCACATGAGATTCAGCAGATATCAGATGCTATGCACGGTAAGACATACAGATATCTTGGTCGAAAGTCATCGGATAATAAATATGGATTATTTGAATGCTTACTTCACAAGACAACTTTTGAGCAGATTATCTCCATACACTTAAACGGACAAACTCCAAAGAACTGTACCGAGTGTTATCACAAAAAACTGAGTGATATTCAGAAGAGAGTTCAACGAGAGTGGATTGGCAACCGCAAGAAGCATCCCCGATATAGAAGTAATCAGGCAATTACTCAGGCAAGTAATGAGAAATTTTTTGGAAGATATAAATTCTTAGGCAGGTGTGAAGATTTCCGTTACGGAAAATTTGAATGTCAACATAAAAACATTTTAACTCAGGTTATCTATCAGCACACCAAAGGAGTTCATCCTATCGGATGTAAAAAGTGCATTAATGAAGTGAGAAATTTTCCGAAGAGAAGTGATGAAGAAATTAGGATGTTAGGTTATCAGAATTTTGAAGGAAAAGTCTATTTTCTGGGCAGATCAAAATTAAAAACTAAAAAGCATTACGGAAACATTATCTGCCGAGAGCATGGAGTTTCTTTTGAACAGTCGATAACAAATTATATTAAGGGTGTAAGAGGTTGTGTTTTGTGCAGAAGAGAATCCAGTAAATTTCAAAAAGCTGTATTCAATTATTTGAAAACTCAGTTTTCTGAAGATGATATTGAAACAGAAAAGAAATTTGAAGATTGTAAAAATTTTTATCAGCTGCGTTTTGATTTCTATATTAAAAGTAAAAATCTGTTGATTGAATGCGACGGAATTCAGCATTTCACATCTCAGGATTACTGGGGTGGGGAAGAGGGGTATAAAGTTCGTGTTTTTAATGATGAAATTAAAAATATCTACACGAAAAAAAACAAAATTCATTTTATAAGAATTGGTTTTTATGAGCAAAGTAAAATTGAAGAAATTATGCAAAATGTATTTGTTCAATTTCACACCGGACAGCCAATCTATAGAATTCATAATAATAAACTGCCTGAATAA